A single Methylobacterium sp. 17Sr1-1 DNA region contains:
- a CDS encoding malate/lactate/ureidoglycolate dehydrogenase, translated as MQIPASGLTAYVRDIFLREGCSEAEAERIGRYLVAANLTGHDSHGVIRVPRYVAWLQEGEVEADRTPEVVSDGPAFALVDAHYGFGQTAGPFATELGIRKAKENGVAIVALRHAGHLGRIGEWAEQAAAAGLVSVHFVNVAGSLLVAPFGSVDRRFSTAPFAAGFPVQGGEPVILDFATSAVAEGKVLVASQGGKALPEGVLIEPDGRLSADPATLYGPLDGLERDNRNGAGAIRAFGEHKGSGLALMCELLAGALTGSGTAGPGARRFCNGMLSLYMTPEAFGSEDAMVRETRAYLDFFKSARPVPGGEVLLPGEPERRTRAKRLAEGVPLSDPVWETLLAVGRPHGLDGEAYRR; from the coding sequence ATGCAGATCCCAGCCAGCGGCCTGACCGCCTACGTGCGGGACATCTTCTTGCGCGAGGGCTGCTCCGAGGCCGAGGCCGAGCGGATCGGCCGCTACCTCGTCGCCGCCAACCTGACCGGGCACGACAGCCACGGGGTGATCCGGGTGCCGCGCTACGTCGCCTGGCTGCAGGAGGGCGAGGTCGAGGCCGACCGCACGCCCGAGGTGGTGAGCGACGGCCCGGCCTTCGCGCTCGTCGATGCCCATTACGGCTTCGGCCAGACCGCCGGCCCGTTCGCGACGGAACTCGGAATTCGCAAAGCCAAAGAGAACGGTGTCGCCATCGTGGCCCTGCGGCATGCCGGCCATCTCGGCCGCATCGGCGAGTGGGCGGAGCAGGCCGCCGCCGCCGGCCTCGTCTCTGTGCATTTCGTCAACGTGGCCGGCAGCCTTCTCGTCGCGCCCTTCGGCTCGGTCGACCGGCGCTTCTCGACCGCGCCCTTCGCGGCGGGCTTCCCGGTCCAGGGCGGCGAGCCGGTGATCCTCGACTTCGCGACCTCCGCGGTCGCCGAGGGCAAGGTGCTGGTCGCCTCGCAAGGGGGCAAGGCGCTGCCCGAGGGCGTGCTGATCGAGCCCGACGGGCGCCTCTCCGCCGATCCCGCGACCCTCTACGGCCCCCTCGACGGCCTCGAGCGCGACAACCGCAACGGTGCCGGCGCGATCCGGGCCTTCGGCGAACACAAGGGCTCAGGGCTGGCGCTGATGTGCGAGCTGCTCGCCGGGGCGCTCACGGGATCCGGTACGGCGGGGCCGGGCGCGCGGCGGTTCTGCAACGGCATGCTGTCGCTCTACATGACGCCGGAGGCCTTCGGCTCCGAGGACGCGATGGTGCGCGAGACCCGGGCCTATCTCGACTTCTTCAAGAGCGCCCGGCCGGTGCCCGGCGGCGAGGTGCTGCTGCCGGGCGAGCCGGAGCGGCGGACGCGGGCGAAGCGTTTGGCGGAAGGCGTGCCGCTGTCCGATCCGGTGTGGGAGACGCTTCTCGCGGTGGGACGGCCGCATGGATTGGATGGGGAGGCGTACAGGCGCTGA
- a CDS encoding SMP-30/gluconolactonase/LRE family protein yields the protein MNRRDVLAGAAALTATTVAARADRLPLGDLPGTRYPDPRVEVLDKRFRYKVGNAAIERIATGFRWAEGPVYFRDGGYLLWSDIPNNRIMRWLENGHVSVFRANSNYSNGNTRDRQGRLITCEHDTRRVTRTEPDGKITVLIDKFDGKPLNAPNDAVVASDNAVWFTDPGYGIDGFYEGHKDKAELPTRVYRLDPSTGQAKVVAEGIDRPNGLAFSPDEKILYVVDSGATHGGRANIRAFTVEGDKLTGDRVFAEGFSPGFTDGVRTDVDGNVWCSMGWADPKEDGVRCYTPSGDLIGKIHLPETCANLCFGGPKKNRLFMAASTSIYAVYVETQGAMVP from the coding sequence ATGAACCGACGTGACGTCCTCGCGGGCGCCGCCGCCCTCACGGCGACCACGGTCGCGGCGCGGGCCGACCGGCTGCCCCTCGGCGACCTGCCGGGCACCCGCTATCCCGACCCGCGGGTCGAGGTGCTCGACAAGCGCTTCCGCTACAAGGTCGGCAACGCCGCCATCGAGCGCATCGCCACCGGCTTCCGCTGGGCGGAAGGGCCGGTCTATTTCCGGGACGGCGGCTACCTGTTGTGGAGCGACATTCCCAACAACCGGATCATGCGCTGGCTCGAGAACGGCCATGTCAGCGTTTTCCGGGCGAACTCGAACTATTCGAACGGCAACACCCGCGACCGCCAGGGCCGGCTCATCACCTGCGAGCACGACACAAGACGGGTGACCCGCACCGAGCCGGACGGCAAGATCACGGTGCTGATCGACAAGTTCGACGGCAAGCCGCTCAACGCGCCGAACGACGCGGTGGTGGCCTCCGACAACGCGGTCTGGTTCACCGATCCGGGCTACGGCATCGACGGGTTCTACGAGGGCCACAAGGACAAGGCGGAACTCCCGACCCGGGTCTACCGGCTCGATCCCTCGACCGGCCAGGCCAAGGTGGTGGCCGAAGGCATCGACCGGCCGAACGGGCTCGCCTTCTCGCCTGACGAGAAGATCCTCTACGTGGTCGATTCCGGCGCGACCCATGGCGGGCGGGCGAACATTCGCGCCTTCACCGTCGAGGGCGACAAGCTCACCGGCGACCGGGTCTTCGCGGAGGGGTTCTCGCCGGGCTTCACCGACGGGGTGCGCACCGACGTCGACGGCAACGTCTGGTGCTCGATGGGCTGGGCCGACCCGAAGGAGGACGGGGTGCGCTGCTACACGCCGTCGGGCGACCTGATCGGCAAGATCCACCTGCCGGAGACCTGCGCCAACCTCTGCTTCGGCGGACCGAAGAAGAACCGGCTGTTCATGGCCGCGAGCACGTCGATCTACGCGGTGTATGTCGAGACGCAGGGGGCGATGGTGCCGTAA
- a CDS encoding 3-keto-5-aminohexanoate cleavage protein: protein MAKRKVVITCAVTGAIHTPSMSPHLPVTPDEIAEAAIGAAEAGAAIVHLHARDPKTGKPDQSPQAFEPFLKVIKQRSNCVVNLTTGGAPTMGIDERLGPAAHFKPEVASLNMGSMNFGLYPMLSRFKTFQHDWEQPYLEGSRDRIFKNTFADIEHILTTCAENGTRFEVECYDIGHLYTLAHFADRGVIKPPFFVQSVFGILGGIGQHPEDVQHMKRTADRLFGDDYRWSVLGAGRNQMTIAAQAIALGGNVRVGLEDSLWIGAGQMAESNAQQVLKVRQIIEGLGLDVATPDDAREILALKGGDRVEF from the coding sequence ATGGCCAAGCGGAAAGTCGTCATCACCTGCGCCGTCACCGGCGCGATCCACACGCCCTCGATGTCGCCGCACCTGCCGGTGACGCCCGACGAGATCGCCGAGGCCGCGATCGGCGCGGCGGAGGCCGGCGCCGCGATCGTTCACCTGCACGCCCGCGACCCGAAGACCGGCAAGCCCGACCAGTCGCCGCAAGCCTTCGAGCCCTTCCTGAAGGTGATCAAGCAGCGCTCGAACTGCGTGGTGAACCTCACCACCGGCGGCGCCCCGACCATGGGCATCGACGAGCGCCTCGGCCCGGCAGCCCACTTCAAGCCGGAGGTCGCCTCGCTCAACATGGGGTCGATGAATTTCGGCCTCTACCCGATGCTGTCGCGGTTCAAGACCTTCCAGCACGATTGGGAGCAGCCGTATCTCGAGGGTTCCCGCGATCGGATCTTCAAGAACACCTTCGCCGATATCGAGCACATCCTCACGACCTGCGCCGAGAACGGCACCCGGTTCGAGGTCGAGTGCTACGATATCGGCCATCTCTACACGCTCGCCCACTTCGCCGATCGCGGCGTGATCAAGCCGCCGTTCTTCGTCCAGAGCGTGTTCGGCATCCTCGGCGGCATCGGCCAGCATCCGGAGGACGTGCAGCACATGAAGCGCACCGCCGACCGGCTGTTCGGCGACGATTACCGCTGGTCGGTGCTGGGCGCGGGCCGCAACCAGATGACCATCGCCGCGCAGGCGATCGCGCTCGGCGGCAACGTCCGGGTCGGGCTGGAGGATTCGCTGTGGATCGGGGCGGGCCAGATGGCCGAGTCCAATGCGCAGCAGGTCCTGAAGGTGCGCCAGATCATCGAGGGACTGGGGCTCGACGTCGCGACGCCGGACGACGCGCGCGAGATCCTGGCGCTGAAGGGCGGCGACCGGGTGGAGTTTTAG
- a CDS encoding 3-hydroxyacyl-CoA dehydrogenase produces the protein MPTVAVVGAGLIGRSWAVVFARSGFEIRLTDLHPAALDAAPGHIEAALRQLEAHGLVADVPAALARIRTCPTLAEAVAGADLVQENGPETVEAKRALFSELDALCGPETILASSTSAIVASLFTEGLAGRARCLVGHPVNPPHLVPVVELCGAPWTDPAVVERARALYEAAGQAPVTVNREVEGFVLNRLQGALLSEAFRLVAEGVVSPADLDRTVAEGLGLRWSFLGPFATIDLNAPGGVADYAARYGGFYGRLAADPAPASVWSPESTARIVAAWGGGPDPAPPAERSRRRDARLAALMAHKRAQS, from the coding sequence ATGCCAACAGTTGCCGTCGTCGGGGCCGGGCTGATCGGCCGGTCCTGGGCCGTGGTCTTCGCCCGGTCCGGGTTCGAAATCCGCCTCACCGACCTCCACCCGGCGGCGCTCGATGCCGCCCCCGGCCACATCGAGGCGGCTTTGCGCCAGCTCGAGGCCCACGGCCTCGTCGCCGACGTGCCGGCCGCGCTTGCCCGGATCCGCACCTGCCCGACCCTCGCCGAGGCGGTGGCCGGCGCCGACCTCGTGCAGGAGAACGGCCCCGAGACGGTGGAGGCCAAGCGCGCGCTCTTTTCCGAGCTCGACGCCCTGTGCGGACCGGAGACGATCCTCGCCTCCTCGACCTCGGCCATCGTCGCGTCGCTGTTCACCGAAGGCCTCGCGGGGCGCGCCCGCTGCCTCGTCGGCCACCCGGTCAACCCGCCCCACCTCGTGCCGGTGGTCGAGCTCTGCGGCGCGCCCTGGACCGACCCGGCGGTGGTGGAGCGCGCCCGCGCCCTCTACGAGGCCGCCGGCCAGGCGCCGGTGACGGTCAACCGCGAGGTCGAAGGCTTCGTGCTCAACCGTCTGCAGGGCGCCCTGCTCTCGGAGGCCTTCCGCCTCGTCGCCGAGGGCGTGGTGAGCCCGGCCGACCTCGACAGGACGGTGGCCGAGGGATTGGGCCTACGCTGGTCCTTCCTCGGGCCCTTCGCCACCATCGATCTCAACGCGCCGGGGGGCGTGGCCGACTACGCCGCCCGCTACGGCGGCTTCTACGGCCGCCTCGCCGCCGATCCTGCCCCCGCCTCGGTGTGGTCGCCCGAGAGCACCGCCCGCATCGTCGCCGCCTGGGGCGGCGGCCCCGATCCCGCCCCGCCGGCGGAGCGCAGCCGCCGCCGCGACGCGCGCCTCGCCGCCCTCATGGCGCACAAGCGCGCCCAATCCTAA